One Gossypium hirsutum isolate 1008001.06 chromosome A11, Gossypium_hirsutum_v2.1, whole genome shotgun sequence genomic window carries:
- the LOC107941996 gene encoding leucine--tRNA ligase, cytoplasmic — MATEGGKSFARRDKLLEIESKVRVWWDEKDVFKAEPAEKPPQPGEKFFGNFPFPYMNGFLHLGHAFSLSKLEFAAAYHRLRGANVLLPFAFHCTGMPIKASADKLAREIQQFGNPPAFPHEVVEEEPNPKEESDRNEGANVVPDKFKGKKSKAASKSSGQIFQWEIMRSFGLSDSEISKFQNPYEWLKFFPPLAVEDLKAFGLGCDWRRSFVTTDMNPFFDSFVKWQMRKLKSLGKIVKDMRYTIYSPLDGQPCADHDRATGEGVQPQEYTIIKMEVVSPFPAKMRVLEGKKVFLAAATLRPETMYGQTNCWVLPDGKYGAFEINDTDVFILTERAALNLAYQKLSLVPEKPSCLVELTGYDLIGLPVKPPLSFNEIIYALPMLTILTDKGTGIVTSVPSDAPDDYMALQDLKAKPAFRAKFGVKDEWVLPFEIVPIIDIPEYGDRAAEKVCLDLKIKSQNEKDKLAEAKRLVYLRGFTEGTMIVGEYAGRRVQEAKPLLRTKLIETGQAIIYSEPEKKVMSRSGDECVVALTDQWYITYGEPEWKKLSEECLSNMNLYSDETRHGFEHTLGWLNQWACSRSFGLGTRIPWDEEFLVESLSDSTIYMAYYTVAHLLQNGDMYGKSSDLVQPAQMTDEVWEFLFCGGPYPKSSNIPAATLNKMKQEFEYWYPFDLRVSGKDLIQNHLTFCIYNHTAIMSKDHWPRGFRCNGHIMLNSEKMSKSTGNFRTLRQAIEEFSADATRFSLADAGDGVDDANFVFETANTAILRLTKEIAWMEEILAAESSLRTGPPSTYADRVFENEINIAVKMTEKNYRDYMFREALKTGFYDLQTARDEYRFSCGSGGMNRDLVWRFMDVQTRLITPVCPHYAEFVWRELLKKDGFVIKAGWPSAGSPDLKLKSANKYLQDSIVLMRKLLNKQILGSKKSNKKGAPVTSLSEDKLKGLIYVNEKFEGWQAECLQILQSKFDSNARTFASDGEIMKALQESTVGQAADFKKIQKQCMPFLRFKKDEAIKIGVQALDLKLPFGEIDVLKENLDLIKRQVGLEEVEVLSFTDSDASAKAGTHASLLNQNPPSPGNPTAIFLPR, encoded by the exons ATGGCAACAGAGGGAGGCAAGAGCTTTGCAAGGAGAGACAAACTACTTGAAATCGAGTCAAAGGTTAGAGTTTGGTGGGATGAAAAAGATGTTTTCAAGGCTGAACCTGCTGAAAAACCACCTCAACCAGGTGAAAAATTCTTTGGGAACTTTCCGTTTCCTTATATGAATGGTTTTTTACATCTAGGTCATGCCTTTTCTCTGTCCAAACTCGAGTTTGCTGCTGCTTACCATAGATTAAGAGGCGCGAATGTGTTATTGCCATTTGCTTTTCACTGTACTGGTATGCCAATTAAGGCTTCTGCTGATAAACTTGCTAGAGAAATCCAACAATTCGGTAATCCACCAGCTTTTCCTCACGAGGTTGTAGAGGAGGAACCTAACCCAAAAGAAGAATCTGACCGAAATGAGGGTGCCAATGTGGTACCTGATAAGTTTAAAGGGAAAAAGTCTAAAGCAGCGTCTAAGTCTAGTGGACAGATTTTTCAGTGGGAAATTATGAGGAGTTTTGGACTTTCAGATAGTGAGATATCCAAGTTTCAAAACCCATATGAATGGTTGAAGTTTTTTCCGCCATTGGCAGTGGAAGACCTTAAGGCCTTTGGCTTAGGTTGTGATTGGAGAAGGTCGTTTGTGACTACGGATATGAATCCGTTTTTTGATTCTTTTGTTAAGTGGCAGATGAGGAAGTTGAAATCGCTGGGTAAGATCGTTAAAGATATGAGGTATACCATATATTCTCCTCTAGACGGTCAGCCTTGTGCTGATCATGATAGGGCAACTGGTGAAGGTGTTCAGCCTCAAGAGTATACTATTATCAAAATGGAAGTAGTGTCACCTTTTCCGGCTAAAATGCGTGTTTTGGAAGGGAAAAAAGTGTTTTTGGCTGCTGCAACATTGAGGCCTGAAACCATGTATGGGCAAACAAATTGCTGGGTATTGCCTGATGGGAAATATGGAGCCTTTGAAATCAATGACACTGACGTATTTATTCTGACTGAGAGGGCAGCACTCAACCTTGCTTATCAGAAGCTCTCCCTTGTCCCCGAGAAGCCTAGTTGCTTGGTTGAGCTGACTGGTTATGACCTGATTGGGCTTCCAGTAAAGCCTCCTCTCTCATTTAATGAAATCATATATGCTCTTCCGATGTTGACCATTCTAACAGACAAAGGTACCGGAATAGTCACCAGTGTTCCTAGTGATGCTCCTGATGATTATATGGCCTTACAAGATTTAAAAGCAAAACCTGCTTTTCGGGCAAAGTTTGGGGTGAAAGATGAGTGGGTGTTGCCTTTTGAGATTGTACCCATCATTGACATCCCTGAGTATGGAGACAGGGCAGCTGAAAAGGTTTGTCTGGATCTTAAAATTAAAAGTCAGAATGAGAAAGACAAACTTGCTGAGGCAAAGAGGTTGGTGTACTTGAGAGGTTTTACAGAGGGAACTATGATTGTTGGAGAATATGCTGGAAGAAGAGTCCAGGAAGCTAAGCCACTGTTGAGGACCAAACTGATTGAGACAGGCCAGGCAATAATTTATAGTGAGCCTGAGAAGAAGGTCATGTCAAGGTCTGGTGATGAGTGTGTTGTGGCTCTTACAGATCAATGGTACATCACATACGGGGAACCAGAATGGAAAAAATTGTCTGAGGAGTGCTTATCCAATATGAATCTATACTCTGATGAGACACGTCATGGCTTTGAACATACGTTAGGATGGCTGAACCAATGGGCTTGCTCACGATCCTTTGGCCTTGGGACTCGCATTCCTTGGGATGAAGAATTCCTTGTTGAGTCATTATCTGACTCAACCATTTACATGGCTTATTACACAGTTGCTCATCTTTTACAAAATGGGGACATGTATGGAAAAAGTTCTGATCTGGTTCAACCTGCCCAGATGACAGATGAGGTATGGGAATTTCTCTTCTGTGGTGGTCCCTATCCCAAATCTTCAAATATCCCAGCTGCTACTCTTAATAAGATGAAGCAGGAATTTGAATACTGGTACCCTTTCGATCTACGAGTGTCTGGAAAGGACCTTATCCAGAACCATTTGACATTTTGTATCTACAACCACACAGCAATCATGTCCAAAGATCATTGGCCTCGTGGATTCAGGTGCAATGGACATATTATGCTCAATTCAGAGAAGATGTCCAAGTCTACTGGAAATTTCAGGACATTGCGCCAGGCAATTGAGGAATTCTCTGCTGATGCTACTAGATTCTCTCTAGCTGATGCTGGGGATGGCGTGGATGATGCAAACTTTGTGTTTGAGACGGCCAATACTGCAATTTTGCGCCTTACAAAAGAGATTGCATGGATGGAAGAGATTCTGGCTGCGGAATCGTCGTTGAGGACAGGTCCTCCATCTACCTATGCTGATCGGGTTTTTGAAAATGAGATAAACATCGCCGTCAAGATGACTGAGAAGAATTATCGAGATTACATGTTTCGAGAGGCTCTCAAAACTGGCTTTTATGATCTTCAAACTGCGAGGGATGAGTATAGGTTCTCTTGTGGCAGCGGGGGCATGAACCGTGACCTTGTATGGCGTTTTATGGATGTGCAGACTAGGCTTATCACTCCAGTCTGCCCTCACTATGCGGAGTTTGTTTGGAGAGAGCTTCTGAAGAAGGATGGCTTTGTGATAAAAGCTGGCTGGCCATCAGCTGGTTCTCCAGATCTTAAACTCAAGAGTGCCAATAAGTATCTGCAGGATTCCATTGTGTTGATGAGAAAGCTGCTGAATAAGCAGATTTTGGGCTCAAAGAAATCTAATAAGAAAGGGGCTCCAGTTACATCACTATCTGAGGACAAGTTAAAAGGCCTAATCTATGTGAATGAGAAATTCGAAGGATGGCAAGCAGAGTGTTTGCAGATTCTCCAAAGCAAGTTTGACAGTAATGCCCGAACTTTTGCATCAGATGGGGAGATAATGAAAGCATTACAGGAGAGCACTGTTGGTCAGGCAGCAGACTTCAAAAAGATCCAGAAACAATGTATGCCATTCTTGAGGTTCAAGAAGGATGAGGCTATTAAAATTGGTGTCCAAGCTCTGGATTTGAAACTTCCCTTTGGAGAGATTGACGTCCTCAAAGAGAACTTGGACTTGATCAAAAGACAAGTTGGTCTTGAAGAGGTAGAAGTACTGTCATTCACTGACTCTGATGCTAGTGCTAAAGCTGGTACACATGCATCCCTGCTAAACCAGAATCCTCCATCCCCTGGAAATCCAACTGCAATCTTCTTGCCAAG GTAA